GCTCCCGTGGCAAGGGGAGGGGCCTGCCCGGCGATTTCGGATGTGCCGGGGCGCGTTGCGGGTGTCGCGGGGCGGGACTGCGCCTGTCCGGAAACGTCGGACAGCGGCGGTGCAGATTCCGAAAGTTGTGCATCTTGCAGATGTTGCGAGTGCTTGCAATCTTTCGCGTCTGCCACTGTCCCCCCCGTGGAGGTCGCGGGCAGCCCCATGAGCCTGTCCGTCCGGAATGCCCCCGGCACGTAGCAGGCCTGGGGAGCGCCGGTGATCGGGTGGGGCTGCACCGTCACGGGGGTCTCGTACACCTCGGACAGCACGGCGGCGGTGAAGGTGCGCTCCACCGGGCCATCTTCCACCACGTGGCCATGTTTCAGGAATATCAGGCGGGTACAGTACAAGGCGGCCAGGTTCAGGTCGTGCACGGCAGCCATGACGCGTGCCCCGGCCCGGTGGCGGGCGTGCAGCAGATCCAGGATGTCCAGGGCGCGGGCCACGTCCAGCCCTGCGGTGGCCTCGTCCAGCAACAGGGTGTCCGCACCCTGGGCCAGCGCGCGGGCCAGCAGCACCCGTTGCAGTTCACCCCCGGACAGGGTGCGCGCGCCGCGCGCCGCAAGATGGGCGCAGCCGGTATCGCGCAGGGCGGCCAGCGCGGCGGCGTGGTCGTCCGGGCCGTAG
This DNA window, taken from Nitratidesulfovibrio sp., encodes the following:
- a CDS encoding ABC transporter ATP-binding protein produces the protein MIELSRLHAGYGDADDVLRGVSLSVAPGELVGLLGPNGSGKTTLLLVLSGVLAPRSGTVTLDGAPLHRLRPRERARRIAAVPQRPEHIPDLDALSLVLMGRYPHTTLLGGYGPDDHAAALAALRDTGCAHLAARGARTLSGGELQRVLLARALAQGADTLLLDEATAGLDVARALDILDLLHARHRAGARVMAAVHDLNLAALYCTRLIFLKHGHVVEDGPVERTFTAAVLSEVYETPVTVQPHPITGAPQACYVPGAFRTDRLMGLPATSTGGTVADAKDCKHSQHLQDAQLSESAPPLSDVSGQAQSRPATPATRPGTSEIAGQAPPLATGAQDD